The following coding sequences are from one Microbulbifer sp. TB1203 window:
- a CDS encoding glutathione S-transferase family protein, with protein sequence MPPVLFYGVSQGCSFGSIVALEWLRRPYHLCRIERIGHLQDPLYSQVNPLMKTPALLLDNGDILSESLAILMHLAIHDPDSPLGICPGTAKFDRLCQTLAYLHTDVFSAFAPLRALVETRGLTTEQRELLYVLGREQIARCCAHLNGLLEGSDWLLGERSLADAYLSGIARRVGHHRLFGLQRNYPYLARYLRKLQQDPAVRFAQAIEEVTPTKSGADFRGHIHLKDLRPRLAA encoded by the coding sequence ATGCCTCCCGTCCTGTTCTACGGCGTTTCCCAGGGTTGCTCATTCGGCTCCATAGTTGCATTGGAGTGGTTGCGGCGGCCCTACCACCTGTGCCGCATCGAAAGAATCGGGCACCTCCAAGACCCGCTCTACAGCCAGGTAAACCCGCTGATGAAAACTCCGGCCCTGCTGCTGGACAACGGCGATATCCTGAGCGAAAGTCTGGCGATCCTGATGCACCTGGCCATACACGATCCGGACAGCCCGCTTGGGATATGCCCGGGCACAGCGAAGTTCGACCGGCTGTGCCAGACCCTGGCCTACCTGCATACCGACGTCTTCTCGGCGTTCGCCCCGTTGCGCGCCCTGGTGGAAACTCGAGGGCTGACCACTGAACAGCGGGAGCTTCTGTACGTCCTCGGACGCGAACAGATTGCCCGGTGCTGTGCCCATCTCAACGGGCTGCTGGAGGGCAGCGACTGGCTCTTGGGTGAACGCAGTCTAGCGGATGCTTACCTGTCCGGCATCGCCCGCCGGGTTGGACACCACAGGTTGTTCGGTCTGCAGCGCAACTATCCGTACCTGGCCCGCTATCTGCGGAAACTGCAACAGGACCCGGCAGTGCGTTTCGCCCAGGCAATCGAAGAAGTGACTCCCACGAAAAGCGGCGCCGATTTCAGAGGCCATATTCACCTGAAGGATTTGCGCCCGCGGCTGGCAGCCTGA
- the cysE gene encoding serine O-acetyltransferase: protein MEAYRVDVKTDEIWREIRGGVAQQVEREPMLASFLHATILNHDTLESALSFHLANKLDSPVAPALLIREVIDEALVADAGIGRAARADLAAVHQRDSACSALYEPFLYFKGFHALQAHRVAHWLWRQKRRSLALFLQHRISVVFSVDIHPAAELGQGILLDHATGIVIGETAVVEDNVSIMQSVTLGGTGKESGDRHPKVRRGVLIGAGSKVLGNIEIGQCAQVASGSVVLKSIPAQKLVAGVPARVIGDASCAQPALSMDQCALSEVDRQLR from the coding sequence ATGGAAGCTTACCGAGTGGATGTGAAAACCGATGAAATCTGGCGGGAGATCCGCGGCGGCGTGGCCCAGCAGGTGGAGCGGGAGCCGATGCTGGCGAGCTTCCTGCACGCCACCATCCTCAACCACGACACCCTGGAATCGGCGCTGAGTTTTCACCTGGCCAACAAACTGGACAGCCCCGTGGCGCCGGCGCTGCTGATCCGCGAGGTGATCGACGAGGCACTGGTGGCGGACGCCGGCATCGGCCGCGCCGCGCGCGCCGACCTGGCCGCCGTCCACCAGCGGGATTCCGCCTGCAGTGCCCTCTACGAACCCTTCCTGTACTTCAAGGGCTTCCACGCCCTGCAGGCCCACCGCGTGGCCCACTGGCTGTGGCGCCAGAAGCGCCGCTCCCTGGCGCTGTTCCTGCAGCACCGCATCTCGGTGGTGTTCAGCGTGGACATTCACCCGGCGGCGGAGCTGGGGCAGGGCATACTGCTGGACCACGCCACCGGCATTGTGATCGGCGAGACCGCGGTGGTGGAGGACAACGTATCGATCATGCAGTCGGTGACCCTGGGGGGCACCGGCAAGGAGAGCGGCGACCGCCACCCCAAAGTGCGCCGGGGCGTGCTGATCGGCGCCGGCAGCAAAGTGCTGGGCAACATCGAGATCGGCCAGTGCGCCCAGGTGGCCTCCGGCAGTGTAGTGCTCAAATCGATACCGGCGCAGAAGCTGGTCGCCGGCGTCCCCGCGCGGGTGATCGGCGATGCCAGCTGCGCGCAGCCGGCGCTGTCCATGGACCAGTGCGCGCTGTCGGAGGTGGACAGGCAACTGCGCTGA
- the katG gene encoding catalase/peroxidase HPI: MFKRALPLAAVLAVAISANANAKEAPMSNQDWWPDQLSLQPLRQHAEKSNPMDDDFDYGSAFTSLDLDAVKKDIEKVLTTSQDWWPADYGHYGPFFIRMAWHSAGTYRVYDGRGGAGGGQQRFEPLNSWPDNVSLDKARRLLWPVKQKYGNKISWADLMVLAGNVALESMGFETFGFAGGREDEWEADIVYWGSEREWLGDQRHSGDRKLEKPLAAVQMGLIYVNPEGPNGNPDPLLAAKDIRESFGRMAMNDEETVALIAGGHTFGKAHGAHKPEECVGEAPAGAALEEQGFGWKNKCGKGHSEDTVTSGLEGAWTASPTMWSSQYLSNLFAFEWVKSKSPAGATQWVPKNADQARFVPDAHIPDKRHAPIMFTTDLALKFDPEYRKIAKRFVEDPEAYRLAFAKAWFKLTHRDLGPRARHLGSEVPKEILIWQDPIPAVDYTLIDDRDIEALKARVLDSGLTVPQLVRTAWASASSFRGTDMRGGANGARIRLAPQKDWAVNDPRELKKVLGRLERIQKDFNRKQSGNKKVSLADLIVLGAAAAIEQAAEKAGHDIRVPFKPGRNDAAQAQTDVQSFAFLEPKADGFRNYYSSESHLSPAEMLIDRADLLTLSVPEMTALVGGMRALGANDGDSKHGVFTDRPGALTNDYFVNLLDMSTKWSKSSEENGIYEGYDRKSGKLKWTATPVDLVFGSNSELRAVAEVYASDDNREKFVEDFVGAWTKVMTLDRFDLK, encoded by the coding sequence ATGTTTAAAAGAGCCCTTCCGTTGGCGGCAGTGTTGGCGGTAGCCATCTCCGCTAACGCCAATGCCAAGGAGGCCCCCATGTCCAACCAGGACTGGTGGCCCGACCAACTCAGCCTCCAACCCCTCCGCCAGCACGCCGAAAAATCCAATCCGATGGATGACGATTTCGACTACGGGTCAGCTTTCACCAGCCTCGACCTCGATGCGGTTAAAAAAGACATCGAAAAAGTGCTGACCACTTCCCAGGACTGGTGGCCCGCCGACTACGGCCACTACGGCCCCTTCTTTATCCGCATGGCCTGGCACAGCGCCGGAACCTACCGTGTTTACGATGGCCGCGGCGGCGCCGGCGGCGGCCAGCAGCGCTTCGAGCCTCTCAACAGCTGGCCCGACAACGTCAGCCTGGACAAGGCTCGCCGCCTGCTGTGGCCGGTAAAACAGAAATACGGCAACAAGATCTCCTGGGCGGACCTGATGGTATTGGCCGGCAACGTGGCCCTGGAATCCATGGGCTTTGAGACCTTTGGCTTTGCCGGTGGCCGCGAAGACGAATGGGAGGCCGACATCGTCTACTGGGGCTCGGAAAGGGAGTGGCTCGGTGACCAGCGCCACAGCGGCGACAGAAAACTGGAAAAACCGCTGGCCGCAGTGCAGATGGGCCTGATCTACGTCAACCCGGAAGGCCCCAACGGCAACCCCGATCCGCTGCTCGCCGCCAAGGATATCCGCGAATCCTTCGGCCGCATGGCCATGAACGACGAGGAAACCGTGGCCCTGATCGCCGGCGGTCACACCTTCGGCAAGGCCCACGGCGCCCACAAACCCGAGGAATGCGTGGGCGAAGCTCCGGCGGGTGCGGCTCTTGAAGAGCAGGGCTTCGGTTGGAAGAACAAGTGCGGCAAGGGCCACTCGGAAGACACCGTTACCAGTGGCCTGGAAGGCGCCTGGACCGCCAGTCCGACCATGTGGAGCAGCCAGTACCTGTCCAACCTGTTCGCGTTTGAATGGGTGAAGTCCAAGAGCCCGGCGGGCGCCACTCAGTGGGTGCCGAAAAATGCCGATCAGGCCCGCTTCGTTCCGGATGCGCACATTCCCGACAAGCGCCACGCGCCCATCATGTTCACCACCGACCTGGCGCTGAAGTTCGACCCGGAGTACCGCAAGATCGCCAAGCGCTTCGTGGAAGATCCCGAAGCGTACCGCTTGGCCTTCGCCAAGGCCTGGTTCAAGCTGACCCACCGCGATCTGGGCCCGCGGGCGCGGCACCTGGGCAGTGAGGTGCCGAAAGAAATCCTGATCTGGCAGGACCCGATCCCCGCCGTCGACTACACCCTGATTGACGACAGGGACATCGAGGCATTGAAAGCCAGGGTACTGGACAGCGGGCTGACCGTTCCGCAACTCGTCAGAACCGCCTGGGCCTCCGCCTCCAGCTTCCGCGGCACCGACATGCGCGGCGGCGCCAATGGTGCGCGCATCCGCCTGGCGCCCCAGAAAGACTGGGCCGTAAACGACCCCCGCGAGCTGAAGAAAGTCCTGGGCCGCCTGGAGCGCATCCAGAAAGACTTCAACCGCAAGCAGTCCGGAAACAAGAAGGTCTCCCTGGCCGACCTGATCGTTCTGGGCGCCGCCGCCGCCATCGAGCAGGCCGCTGAAAAAGCGGGCCACGACATTCGGGTGCCCTTCAAGCCGGGCCGCAACGACGCGGCGCAAGCGCAGACGGACGTGCAATCCTTTGCCTTCCTGGAACCCAAAGCAGATGGTTTCCGCAACTACTACAGCAGCGAAAGCCACCTCTCCCCGGCGGAGATGCTGATCGACCGCGCCGACCTGCTGACCCTGAGTGTTCCGGAAATGACCGCGCTGGTGGGCGGCATGCGCGCCCTGGGCGCCAACGATGGCGACTCGAAGCACGGCGTCTTCACCGATCGACCGGGCGCCCTGACCAACGACTACTTCGTGAACCTGCTCGACATGTCCACCAAGTGGTCCAAGTCGTCCGAGGAAAACGGTATTTACGAAGGCTACGACCGCAAGAGCGGCAAGCTGAAGTGGACCGCCACCCCGGTGGACCTGGTCTTCGGCTCCAACTCCGAACTGCGCGCCGTGGCGGAAGTCTATGCCAGCGACGACAACCGGGAAAAATTCGTCGAGGACTTTGTCGGCGCCTGGACCAAGGTGATGACTCTGGACCGTTTTGACTTGAAATAA